The Vicinamibacteria bacterium DNA window GGCCTCTTCCGGCCGGATTTGGGGAAGATCCTCGGCGCAGGTGATCGAAAGGTAAAGCCCCGCCGTGAGCGCCCCCACCTGCTGACGCGCGAAAAGAGCGAATTCTGCGACCGCCGCGAGGTCGCCCAGGGCCGATTGGTGCACGAGAGCCGGTATCAAGCTCGCCGTTCCCGAATTGTAGGAGAGATAGCGAAGAGCCTCAGCGAAGAGGTCGGGCTTGAGGGTCACTTTCGTCGGCTCTCCTGTCTCCGGATGGACGATCTCCACTACCGCGGGCTGCCTCCGCAGTCGGGCCAGGACCGCGTCGAGCTCCTGGGGAAGGTTCGGAAACGCCGCCGCGCAGGGAGCTTCGCGGGCGCACTCAGAGAAGATCCCGTCGAGGGCGCGCTGGGCATCCCTTGGGAAGTCCCGGGGCGCTGGTGCCGTCGGGGGATCGACCCCCATGAGGACAGCGGTGCGGACATGATCAGGGTGCCGTCGCATATAGACCAGGGCAGCCCGTGTGCCGTAGGAGCTCCCCACGAGATTGAGCCGCTCATAGCCTAGAGCAGCCCTCACGTCGTCCACGTCGTCCACAGAGAGGGAGGTTGTGTAGAGCCCCAAGTCGGCCCGGGACGTGAGTTCCGCGCGGCACTTGCGAACGGCCTCTAATGGGAAGAGGTCTCCGAGGGCACTCTGCAGGTCGCCCGCCTTCCCGAACAGTTCGCAGCTAAGACCGTTCGAGCTGCCTGTCCCACGAAGGTCGATGAAGATCAGGTCGTGCTTGGCGGAGAGGTCATGGAATTCCTCGGCCAGCCGCTGCGCCGCTTGGACGGTCGAGGCCCCGGGCCCCCCTTCGAAGAAGACGATAGGGTCGGAAGCTGGCATGGCACCCGTGGCCGGCATCACCATCACCTTGATGGGAATGGTGCGACCCTGCCGAGACTCGCGGTTCTCATAGACCGTGAGCGTCCCGCAGCGGGCCTTCGCGTTCTCCGGGCAGGGCTCCAGCAGCAGGGCGGCGGCTGCCGAGGCGGCTGCCGACGTGAAGATGGAGGTCACCAATAAGAGAGTGGTGATTCCTTGCATCTTCTAACTCCTCAGAGAAGGCCTTTCTCCACTTGACCCCCGCCGACCTTGTGCGGAACGTCTTTTGCTCCTTAGAAAGGCCTTGAGGCATGACAGAGAAGAGGGCCCTGGCCAAACTCTCTTGGCAACGGCACCCCCTCCAACGTACCGCCAAATCTGGGTGTCGGCCGCTACGCGGCACCGGAGTGCTGGATCACTCCGCGGCCCGCAGTCTGACTATGACCTTGAGAGGCTGGCCGTCGCGCAGAATCAATAGGGTCACGGTATCTCCAGGCTTGGCGTTGCCCAGGCGGCCGAGCAGGTCGTCGGAAGTGCGGACCTTGCGGCCGTCGATCTCCTGCACGATGTCTCCGGGCACGATGGAGCTGCCCCGGCCGAGGTGGGTGCCGCGCAAACCCACGCTCGCCGCGGGCGAGTTCGGCTCCACGTCCCGGAGCAGCACTCCCTCCACCCCCATGCGGCGGGTGACCACGCTGCTCAGCCGGTCGTCCAGGGACACCCCCAGGTAGGGCCGGGGGACGCGGCCGTGCGCGATGAGCTGGGGGACGACGCGGTTCACGGTGTCCACGGGAATGGCGAACCCCACCCCCGCGCTCGCTCCTGAGGGGCTGTAGATGGCGGTGTTCACTCCGATGAGCCGTCCCCCGCTGTCCAGCAGGGGGCCGCCCGAGTTTCCGGGGTTGATGGCGGCGTCGGTCTGGATGGCCCCGTCGATGGGCCGGTTGGTGACGCTCGTGATCGTCCGTCCGAGCGCGCTCACGATCCCCGTCGTGAGGGTGTGGTCGAGACCGAAGGGGTTGCCGATGGCAAAGACCTTCTGCCCCACCTGGATGTCGTCGCTGGTGCCGATGTGGATGGGCACCAATTTTTCCCGGGGGGCGCCGATCTTCAGCACCGCGAGGTCGTGGTCGGGAGCGGTCCCCACCAGTGTGGCCTGGTAGGCAGTTTCCCCCAGCGTGACCTCAGCCGAGGTCGCGTCCTGCACGACGTGGAAGTTGGTGACGATGTGACCGTCCTCGTCCCAGACGAAGCCGGAGCCCGTGCCCTGAGGCACCTCGAGTATGTTTCGGGTCCAGAAGTCGATGCGGCGGGTCTGGGTGGTGATGAAAGCCACTGAGGCAGCGGCGGTCCGAAAGAGGGCAATGGTCGACTTCTCGTCGGGGTCCAGGGGACCGCGGGGCGTCACCGTCCGCTGCTGGGCCAGGGCCACGGGCCGGAGGGAAGGCACCGCTCGGTCCAGAGCCACGGAGATGAGAGCCCCCAGGACCACCCCCGCCCCGAGGCCGGCCCAGAGCCACGGTCGCCACGCTGAAGACGTTGTCATTGCGATCGCTCCTTGGTCTTTGGATCATAGCGTGTTCCACCCTCCGCTCGAACCCGTCGCCCATCCCCAAAGCTGCGCAGAACGAATAGAATGCCAGGGGACGATGGAGCAGAAGGGACTCGACTTCGGAATCCAGCCCCAGCCCGGCCCTCCACGCCGGAGGACGCTCTCCGTCAGCGAGTTGACCGACCGCATCCAGGGCGTCCTGGAGGTGGATTTCGCGGACGTGTGGGTGGAAGGCGAGATCTCGAACCTCAAGACCCCCCCCTCGGGCCACTACTACTTCTCGCTCAAGGACGAAAACGCCCAGATCCGGGCCGTGATCTGGAAGAGCGACGCTCGCCTGATCAAGTTCCGCCCCAAGGACGGCATGAGGGTGGTGGCCCGGGGATCCGTAAGCGTCTACGCGCCCCGGGGCGACTACCAGCTGTTAGTCCAGGTCCTGGAGCCCCTGGGCAAGGGCTCGCTGCAGCAGGCTTTCGAAGAGTTGAAGGAGAGGCTGGGCAAGGAGGGATTCTTCGACCCCGGGCGCAAGCGCCCCTTACCCATGCTCCCGCGCCGTGTCGGCCTCGTGACCTCCCCCACGGGGGCCGTGCTGCAGGACATCCTCCGCGTCCTCGCCGGGCGCTACTCGAACTTGGGGGTCCTGCTCTATCCCGCCCGCGTCCAGGGACCGGAGGCGGTGTGGGAGATCGTGGCCGGCATCCGCGCCCTGAATCGCATCCAGGGCCTGGACGTGCTCATCGTGGCCCGCGGAGGAGGGAGCCTCGAGGACCTCTGGCCTTTCAATGACGAAGCGGTGGCGCGCGCGCTGGCCGCATCGGAGATACCCACCATCTCCGCGGTGGGACACGAGACCGACTTCACGATCGCGGACTTCGTGGCCGACTTCCGCGCCCCAACTCCCTCCGCGGCGGCGGAGCGCGTGGTCCGGGCGAAGGTCGATCTGATCGCCCGGGTGACGGCCCTGGAGCAGCAGCTGGGGGCGGCCACCCGGCTGCGCCTGACCCAGACCCGGGCCCGCGTGGAAAGGGTGACCTCCCACCGCGTCTTCGAGGTCGAGCGGGGGCGGATAAGGAACCACGCTCAGCGCGTGGACGAGCTCGGGCGGCGCGGTGAGAAGGGGCTTCTCCGGGCCCTCGAGCGCGCGCGGGACGGGCTCCGGCACGCGGCCGGCCGGGTCGAGGCCTTCCGCTGGGACCGCCAGGTGGCGGCGGGTCGGGAGCGTGTCACTCACCAATGGGAGCGTGCGCAGGCTTTGTTCCGGACCGGAAACGAAGCGCGACGCGCCGCCCTCGGCCGCCTGGCCGGCAAACTCGAGAGCCTCTCTCCCCTAGCCGTCCTCTCCCGCGGCTACGCCCTCGTGTGGGACGCTTCCGGGCGGCATCTCCTTCGCGACCCCGGCCAGGTGGGCGTGGGGGACGGCGTGCTCGTGCGCCTGCACGGCGGCCGGCTAGGCGCCACCGTCACCTTCAAGGAGCCGGCGTGAAGAAGACCGAGCCGCCCAGCTTCGAGGAGGGGTTGAAGCAGCTGGAGGAGATCGTCCAGAAGCTGGAGAAGGGGGAGCTGGCCCTGGAGGAGTCGCTGCGTCTCTACGAGGAGGGCATCCACCTCTCCCGCCTCTGCCACGCCAAGCTTGAGGAGGCGGAGGGCAAGATCGAGATTCTGATGAAGGACGCAAAGGGGGACCTCCTTCTGGACAAGCAGGGCCGCCCGCAGACCAAGCCCCTAGGGAGGGGCGACGATGACGACGCCCCCTTCTGAGGCCGCTTCCCCCTCGGGCGCGATCGGGGAGGCGCTGGAAGCCCATCGGCGCACGGTCGAGGAGGCGCTCGATCGGGCCCTGCCCCCCGAGACCGCCTGGCCGACCACGATCCACCGGGCCATGCGCTACAGCCTCTTCGCGGGCGGCAAGCGCATCCGGCCCCTCCTGGTCCTGGCCGCCGGAGAAGCCGTGGGCGGCGATACGGTGGAACTTCTTCGGCTCGCCTGCGCGGTGGAGATGATCCACACCTACAGCCTGATCCACGACGACCTGCCCGCCATGGACAACGACGACCTGAGGCGC harbors:
- a CDS encoding exodeoxyribonuclease VII small subunit — protein: MKKTEPPSFEEGLKQLEEIVQKLEKGELALEESLRLYEEGIHLSRLCHAKLEEAEGKIEILMKDAKGDLLLDKQGRPQTKPLGRGDDDDAPF
- a CDS encoding trypsin-like peptidase domain-containing protein, coding for MTTSSAWRPWLWAGLGAGVVLGALISVALDRAVPSLRPVALAQQRTVTPRGPLDPDEKSTIALFRTAAASVAFITTQTRRIDFWTRNILEVPQGTGSGFVWDEDGHIVTNFHVVQDATSAEVTLGETAYQATLVGTAPDHDLAVLKIGAPREKLVPIHIGTSDDIQVGQKVFAIGNPFGLDHTLTTGIVSALGRTITSVTNRPIDGAIQTDAAINPGNSGGPLLDSGGRLIGVNTAIYSPSGASAGVGFAIPVDTVNRVVPQLIAHGRVPRPYLGVSLDDRLSSVVTRRMGVEGVLLRDVEPNSPAASVGLRGTHLGRGSSIVPGDIVQEIDGRKVRTSDDLLGRLGNAKPGDTVTLLILRDGQPLKVIVRLRAAE
- a CDS encoding alpha/beta fold hydrolase, which translates into the protein MQGITTLLLVTSIFTSAAASAAAALLLEPCPENAKARCGTLTVYENRESRQGRTIPIKVMVMPATGAMPASDPIVFFEGGPGASTVQAAQRLAEEFHDLSAKHDLIFIDLRGTGSSNGLSCELFGKAGDLQSALGDLFPLEAVRKCRAELTSRADLGLYTTSLSVDDVDDVRAALGYERLNLVGSSYGTRAALVYMRRHPDHVRTAVLMGVDPPTAPAPRDFPRDAQRALDGIFSECAREAPCAAAFPNLPQELDAVLARLRRQPAVVEIVHPETGEPTKVTLKPDLFAEALRYLSYNSGTASLIPALVHQSALGDLAAVAEFALFARQQVGALTAGLYLSITCAEDLPQIRPEEAERLAKNTFLGDYRYQQQSAACGAWVRGAVPPDFATPIHSDTPALLVTGEHDPVTPPRLAAEGLKTLPGGVSVVVPHGGHALDGLEGLDCVKRLIRDFVEAGMVRGLDRTCLASVRRPPFPLVPPTLKAVSLGEDALAKFAGRYAAEGLPGPVDIARQGTKLKISLPGPESFILVPVSPTRFRVTGTLNIFVLFEFKEGRVSRATFEENGETTTVLTPAGT
- the xseA gene encoding exodeoxyribonuclease VII large subunit → MEQKGLDFGIQPQPGPPRRRTLSVSELTDRIQGVLEVDFADVWVEGEISNLKTPPSGHYYFSLKDENAQIRAVIWKSDARLIKFRPKDGMRVVARGSVSVYAPRGDYQLLVQVLEPLGKGSLQQAFEELKERLGKEGFFDPGRKRPLPMLPRRVGLVTSPTGAVLQDILRVLAGRYSNLGVLLYPARVQGPEAVWEIVAGIRALNRIQGLDVLIVARGGGSLEDLWPFNDEAVARALAASEIPTISAVGHETDFTIADFVADFRAPTPSAAAERVVRAKVDLIARVTALEQQLGAATRLRLTQTRARVERVTSHRVFEVERGRIRNHAQRVDELGRRGEKGLLRALERARDGLRHAAGRVEAFRWDRQVAAGRERVTHQWERAQALFRTGNEARRAALGRLAGKLESLSPLAVLSRGYALVWDASGRHLLRDPGQVGVGDGVLVRLHGGRLGATVTFKEPA